CCGCGGCATGCAGGTCGCGCCGTAGTCCCCGGAACCGCCGTTGTCCTCGCAAGCGCCGCAGTCCCCCAAATCGCCGTAGTCCCCGCAACATTGAGGAAGCCGGTATGGCAAGCCCGTCAGCCCGTGCCCAGCGGCGAACCGCCGCACTGCTCCTGGCACCCTTCTCCGTGCTCTTCGCCGCCGTCACCCTGGCCCCGCTGGGCTACGCCGGCTGGATGAGCCTGTTCACCACCCGCACCTCCGGACTCGGCTTCGGCGGCACCAGGCAGGTCTTCACCGGCCTGGCCAACTACGCGAACGCGCTGTCCGACCCGGCGTTCCGCGACGGGTTCGTCACCATCGCGGTGTACGCCGCGGTCTACGTCCCGGTGATGATCGGCGGCGCGCTCGCGCTCGCCCTGCTGCTCGACTCGGCCCTGGTCAAGGCCCGCTCGTTCTTCCAACTCGCCCTGTTCCTGCCGCACGCGGTGCCCGGCCTGATCGCGGCACTGATCTGGGTATACCTCTACACGCCGGGGCTGAGCCCGGTCGTCGACCTGCTCAACTCCCTCGACCTGCACGTCAGTTTCCTCTCGGCGGACAACGCGGTGTTCTCCGCGGCGAACATCGCCCTGTGGGAGTGGATGGGCTACAACATGGTGATCTTCTACGCCGCGCTCCAGGCCGTGCCGGGCGAGACCTTGGACGCGGCCCGCATCGACGGCGCCGGGGGTCTGCGCACCGCCCTGTCGATCAAGCTGCCGATGATCCGGCCCGCGGTCGCCCTGGCCGTGCTGTTCACCGTCATCGGATCGGTGCAGCTGTTCACCGAGCCGAAGGTCATCTACAGCGCCTCCAGCGCCATCGGCAGCAGTTGGACGCCCAATCTGTACGTCCAGACCGCCGCCTTCACCCGCAACGACTTCGGCCTGGCGGCGGCCGCCTCGCTGCTGATCGCACTGTTCGCCGCGGTGCTCTCCTTCCTCGTCACCCGTATCTCGCGCAGCAGGAGCCAGTCGTGACCGAACCCGCGACGCTCGGTCGCCGCCCCCGCTCCCGGCAGCGGGCCTCCGCCCTGCTGTCCAGGACCGGCGTGACCGCGATGCTCGGCCTGGCCGCCCTCTACACGCTGCTGCCGCTGCTCTGGCTGGTGCTGTCCGCCACGAAGAGCCGTCAGGACCTGTTCGCCACCAACGGCTTCGCGCCGGGCCGGCACTTCGCGCTGCTCGACAACCTGGGCCACCTCTTCCAGGTCGACGACGGCATCTACCTGCGCTGGCTGCTCAACACCGTGCTCTACGCCGGCCTCGGCGCGCTGCTCGCCACCGCGTTCAGCGTGGCCGCCGGGTACGCCTTCGACAAGCTGGCGTTCCCCGGGAAGGAGCGGGTCTTCGGACTGGTGCTGCTGGGCGTGATGGTGCCGGGCACCGCGCTGGCGATCCCGCTGTACCTGATCGCGGCCCAGGTCGGACTGGTGAACACCTTCTGGGGCGTCTTCCTGCCCGGCCTGGTCTACCCGTTCGGCGTCTACCTGGCACGGGTGTTCAGCGCCTCCTACGTGCCCGACGAGGTGCTGGAGGCCGCCCGGATGGACGGGGCCGGCGAGATCCGGACCTTCTGCCGGATCGCCTTCCCGATGCTCACGCCCGCCTTCGTGACCATCTTCCTCTTCCAGTTCACCCAGATCTGGAACAGCTTCTTCCTCCCCCTGGTGATGCTCTCCGACCAGCGCCTCTTCCCCGTCAACCTCGGCCTGTACGAGTGGTACTCGTCCGCCCTCTCGCAGGGGCACCCGCAGGACTACCTGCTGGCGATCGTGGGATCGCTGGTGTCCGTCGCCCCGCTGGTCGTCCTCTTCCTGATGCTCCAACGGTTCTGGAAGTCCGGCCTGACCGCCGGCGCCGTCAAGTAGGCCACTGCCATGAGGATTTCCATGCCCACCACCCCGCTCCGCCCACGCGCCCTGTTCGCCATGGGCCGCTCGCACCGCGACGCGCTCTTCCCGCCCGAGGCGGTGCGGCGGCTGTCGCTCAGCTGCGAGATCGATCCGGAGCTCCTCGTCGAGGACTTCGCCCAGGTGCCGGGGCTAGCGGGCCTCGATGATGTCGAGTTGCTGATCACGTCCTGGGGATGTCCACCATTGGACGCCGCTGTACTGGCCCGGATGCCGCGACTCAAGGCCGTCGTGCATGCCGCCGGCAGCGTCAAGCACCATGTCACACAGGCCTGTTGGGACCGTGGCCTGCTGGTGTCCACGGCGGCGGCGGCCAACGCCGTGCCCGTCGCCGAGTACACCGTCGCCGCCGTCCTGTTCGCCAACAAGCGGGTGCTGGAGATCGCCGGGCACTACCGCGAGCACCACGCGGTCGAGGACTGGACGCTGCGGTTCCCCGGCTTCGGCAACCACCGCCGGACGGTCGGACTGGTGGGCGCCTCCCTGGTCGGGCGCAAGGTGCTGGAGCTGCTCCGGCCCTTCGACTTCGAGCTCCTGCTGGCCGATCCGCTCCTGGACCACGCCACCGCCCGCGCGCTCGGCGCCCGACTCGTCGAGCTCGACGAGCTGCTCGCCGGCTGCGACGTCGTCTCGCTGCACGCCCCCGCGCTGCCCGAGACCCACCACCTGCTGGACGCCCGCAGGCTCGCGCTGCTGCCGGACGGCGCCACCCTGGTGAACACCGCGCGCGGCTCCCTGGTCGACCAACACGCCCTCACCGCCGAGGTCTCGTCCGGACGCATCCACGCCGTCCTCGACGTGACCGAGCCCGAAGTGCTGCCCGCGACCTCGCCGTTGTACACACTGCCGAACGTGCTGCTCACCCCGCACATCGCCGGCTCGCTCGGCGGCGAACTCCGGCGGATCACCATCAGCGCCATCGAGGAGGTCGAACGGTACTGCGCGGGCTCGGAGTTCGCCCATCCCGTGACCCGC
Above is a genomic segment from Kitasatospora viridis containing:
- a CDS encoding carbohydrate ABC transporter permease — its product is MASPSARAQRRTAALLLAPFSVLFAAVTLAPLGYAGWMSLFTTRTSGLGFGGTRQVFTGLANYANALSDPAFRDGFVTIAVYAAVYVPVMIGGALALALLLDSALVKARSFFQLALFLPHAVPGLIAALIWVYLYTPGLSPVVDLLNSLDLHVSFLSADNAVFSAANIALWEWMGYNMVIFYAALQAVPGETLDAARIDGAGGLRTALSIKLPMIRPAVALAVLFTVIGSVQLFTEPKVIYSASSAIGSSWTPNLYVQTAAFTRNDFGLAAAASLLIALFAAVLSFLVTRISRSRSQS
- a CDS encoding carbohydrate ABC transporter permease; the protein is MTEPATLGRRPRSRQRASALLSRTGVTAMLGLAALYTLLPLLWLVLSATKSRQDLFATNGFAPGRHFALLDNLGHLFQVDDGIYLRWLLNTVLYAGLGALLATAFSVAAGYAFDKLAFPGKERVFGLVLLGVMVPGTALAIPLYLIAAQVGLVNTFWGVFLPGLVYPFGVYLARVFSASYVPDEVLEAARMDGAGEIRTFCRIAFPMLTPAFVTIFLFQFTQIWNSFFLPLVMLSDQRLFPVNLGLYEWYSSALSQGHPQDYLLAIVGSLVSVAPLVVLFLMLQRFWKSGLTAGAVK
- a CDS encoding hydroxyacid dehydrogenase; translated protein: MSMPTTPLRPRALFAMGRSHRDALFPPEAVRRLSLSCEIDPELLVEDFAQVPGLAGLDDVELLITSWGCPPLDAAVLARMPRLKAVVHAAGSVKHHVTQACWDRGLLVSTAAAANAVPVAEYTVAAVLFANKRVLEIAGHYREHHAVEDWTLRFPGFGNHRRTVGLVGASLVGRKVLELLRPFDFELLLADPLLDHATARALGARLVELDELLAGCDVVSLHAPALPETHHLLDARRLALLPDGATLVNTARGSLVDQHALTAEVSSGRIHAVLDVTEPEVLPATSPLYTLPNVLLTPHIAGSLGGELRRITISAIEEVERYCAGSEFAHPVTRAALAVSA